Genomic window (Anaerolineae bacterium):
GCCGGCCCTTCAACGCCGGCAGCGGAAAACGCCTCTTCCAGTGGCTGGCCGGGGCCGGCATCTCCGAGGCCTGGTTCCGCCGCACCCAGTACATGACCTCGGTGACCAAGTGCTATCCCGGGAAGGCCAAGTCGGGGGGCGGGGACCGCGTGCCCACCCGCAAAGAACAAGCCCTGTGCCGCCCTTTTCTGGAAGAAGAAATCGCCCTCATCGACCCCCAAATCATCCTACCCGTGGGCCGGTTGGCCATCAACCTGTTCTATCCCGCGAAAATGCCCCTGGGGGAGATCATCGGCACGGAGAAGCAGGTGGACGGTCGGTGGATCATCCCTTTGCCGCACCCCTCCGGGGCAAGCCGCTGGCACCAAAGCGAAGAGAACCGGGAGAAAATCCGCCGGGCCATCGCGCTATTGGCGGCTCGCATGCAGGCTTTAGGCATCGAACCCCATTAGGG
Coding sequences:
- a CDS encoding uracil-DNA glycosylase — translated: MPEPLNREQALAALHARIRACRACLDAGYWIAPRAVFSGTLGARMMTIGQAPGVTEYETGRPFNAGSGKRLFQWLAGAGISEAWFRRTQYMTSVTKCYPGKAKSGGGDRVPTRKEQALCRPFLEEEIALIDPQIILPVGRLAINLFYPAKMPLGEIIGTEKQVDGRWIIPLPHPSGASRWHQSEENREKIRRAIALLAARMQALGIEPH